The proteins below are encoded in one region of Brassica napus cultivar Da-Ae unplaced genomic scaffold, Da-Ae ScsIHWf_2618;HRSCAF=3367, whole genome shotgun sequence:
- the LOC106437485 gene encoding probable prolyl 4-hydroxylase 7 isoform X2 codes for MFLSKRQDDIVATVEAKLAAWTFLPEENGQSMQILHYENGQKYEPHFDFFHDQVNQQLGGHRIATVLMYLSNVKKGGETVFPMWKIYKAQRNVVLCAAGILLYWCIHHICKYNKDLEHLEELEKRYKAE; via the exons ATGTTTCTTTCCAAAAGACAG GATGATATAGTTGCTACTGTCGAGGCAAAACTTGCTGCTTGGACTTTTCTTCCCGAGG AAAATGGACAATCCATGCAAATACTGCACTACGAGAATGGCCAAAAATATGAACCGCATTTTGACTTCTTTCACGACCAAGTAAACCAACAGCTTGGTGGTCATCGGATCGCCACTGTATTGATGTACTTGTCCAACGTCAAAAAGGGTGGAGAAACTGTGTTTCCCATGTGGAAG ATCTACAAGGCTCAGAGGAATGTGGTTCTGTGTGCGGCTGGGATCCTTCTCTACTG GTGTATTCATCACATCTGCAAGTACAACAAAGACCTTGAGCATTTGGAGGAACTAGAGAAGAGATACAAGGCAGAGTAG
- the LOC106437485 gene encoding probable prolyl 4-hydroxylase 7 isoform X1, producing the protein MLLKKCIVSVVSLILQPAASIVAFAGFQLLGKLEKSIVADNDSGESVASEVRTSSGMFLSKRQDDIVATVEAKLAAWTFLPEENGQSMQILHYENGQKYEPHFDFFHDQVNQQLGGHRIATVLMYLSNVKKGGETVFPMWKIYKAQRNVVLCAAGILLYWCIHHICKYNKDLEHLEELEKRYKAE; encoded by the exons ATGCTTCTGAAGAAATGCATCGTGTCGGTCGTCTCGCTCATACTCCAGCCTGCCGCCTCCATCGTCGCCTTCGCAGGGTTTCAACTCCTCG GGAAGCTTGAGAAGTCAATTGTTGCTGATAATGATTCAGGGGAGAGCGTAGCGAGTGAAGTACGCACAAGTTCTGGAATGTTTCTTTCCAAAAGACAG GATGATATAGTTGCTACTGTCGAGGCAAAACTTGCTGCTTGGACTTTTCTTCCCGAGG AAAATGGACAATCCATGCAAATACTGCACTACGAGAATGGCCAAAAATATGAACCGCATTTTGACTTCTTTCACGACCAAGTAAACCAACAGCTTGGTGGTCATCGGATCGCCACTGTATTGATGTACTTGTCCAACGTCAAAAAGGGTGGAGAAACTGTGTTTCCCATGTGGAAG ATCTACAAGGCTCAGAGGAATGTGGTTCTGTGTGCGGCTGGGATCCTTCTCTACTG GTGTATTCATCACATCTGCAAGTACAACAAAGACCTTGAGCATTTGGAGGAACTAGAGAAGAGATACAAGGCAGAGTAG